A genome region from Chloroflexaceae bacterium includes the following:
- the ssb gene encoding single-stranded DNA-binding protein → MTQVKGTINRVELLGWLGADPEMRFISTGAAVCRFRVATRRFGGQDAEGRREYETDWTTVEVWDRLAELCNTYLHKGSRVRVSGALRTDTWTDKATNQPRSRTYVRADDVLFLDARPGVPAEAVAASEAGEAPADEDVPF, encoded by the coding sequence ATGACACAGGTGAAGGGCACGATCAACCGCGTGGAGTTGCTCGGCTGGCTGGGCGCCGACCCCGAGATGCGCTTCATCTCCACGGGAGCCGCAGTCTGCCGCTTCCGCGTGGCGACCAGGCGCTTCGGCGGCCAGGACGCCGAGGGCCGGCGCGAGTATGAAACCGACTGGACGACCGTTGAGGTCTGGGATCGTCTGGCCGAACTCTGCAACACCTACCTGCACAAGGGCAGCCGTGTGCGCGTCAGCGGCGCTCTGCGGACCGACACGTGGACCGATAAGGCCACTAATCAGCCCCGTTCGCGCACCTACGTTCGCGCCGATGACGTGCTCTTCCTCGACGCTCGCCCCGGCGTGCCCGCCGAGGCTGTTGCCGCCTCCGAGGCCGGCGAGGCTCCCGCAGATGAGGATGTGCCGTTTTAA
- a CDS encoding zinc ribbon domain-containing protein has protein sequence MYEYRCLDCESHFDRLRRMDQDDSDVTCPDCQSARIQRRLSLFATGARDAVALSGAPAPSSGGGCCGGGCCSARMA, from the coding sequence ATGTACGAGTACCGGTGTCTCGACTGTGAAAGCCACTTTGACCGCCTGCGCCGAATGGATCAGGATGACTCCGATGTAACCTGCCCTGATTGCCAGAGCGCCCGGATCCAACGACGTCTGTCGCTCTTCGCGACAGGGGCGCGCGATGCTGTGGCGCTGAGCGGGGCTCCGGCGCCCTCATCGGGTGGCGGCTGCTGCGGTGGGGGGTGCTGTAGCGCGCGAATGGCATAG
- the lysW gene encoding lysine biosynthesis protein LysW: MIATCPECGAEITLPDDTMESEIIVCPECGAELEVVSLNPPTLALAPEVEEDWGE; encoded by the coding sequence ATGATCGCCACCTGTCCCGAATGCGGCGCCGAAATCACCCTGCCTGACGATACTATGGAAAGCGAAATCATCGTCTGTCCCGAATGCGGCGCTGAACTGGAAGTTGTGAGCCTGAACCCGCCCACCCTGGCCCTCGCCCCCGAGGTCGAGGAGGACTGGGGCGAATAG
- the argC gene encoding N-acetyl-gamma-glutamyl-phosphate reductase, with the protein MSIRVSVVGASGYVGGELLRLLLWHPAVEVAQATSGRNAGRYLYQVHPNLRGRTSLQFVHPDRLESCDVLFLALPHGEAARSFARYEGLAERIIDCSADFRLRDPAVYRHWYGEEHPAPEWLDRFVYGLPEVSRAALREARYASGVGCNATATNLALLPLVRAELVDPNQPVIVEVKVGSSEGGASVSESSHHPERAGAVRSFAPVGHRHTAEVEQVTGLHNVHMSITSVELVRGALATAHIFTSRPVTEKDLWHVYRAFARDEPFVRIVKERQGIYRFPEPKILAGSNYADIGFALDASTGRVVSICALDNLMKGAAGSAVQCMNLMLGLDETAGLEFPGLHPV; encoded by the coding sequence ATGAGCATCCGCGTTTCTGTCGTGGGCGCCAGCGGCTACGTCGGGGGCGAGTTGTTGCGGCTCCTGCTATGGCACCCCGCAGTGGAAGTGGCGCAGGCCACCAGTGGGCGCAATGCCGGGCGCTATCTCTACCAGGTGCATCCCAATCTGCGCGGGCGGACGAGCCTGCAATTCGTGCATCCCGACCGGTTGGAATCCTGCGACGTGTTATTTCTGGCCCTGCCCCACGGTGAGGCGGCGCGCAGCTTCGCCCGCTACGAAGGGTTGGCCGAGCGGATCATAGATTGTTCTGCCGACTTCCGGCTGCGCGACCCGGCGGTCTACCGCCACTGGTATGGAGAAGAGCATCCTGCTCCGGAGTGGCTCGACCGCTTTGTGTACGGCTTGCCCGAGGTCAGCCGTGCAGCCCTGCGCGAAGCGCGCTACGCCAGCGGCGTGGGCTGCAACGCTACGGCCACCAACCTGGCTCTGCTCCCGCTGGTGCGGGCCGAGCTGGTGGACCCGAACCAGCCGGTGATCGTTGAAGTCAAGGTCGGCTCGTCCGAAGGCGGGGCCAGCGTTTCGGAGAGCAGCCACCATCCCGAACGGGCCGGCGCGGTGCGCTCCTTTGCTCCGGTGGGCCATCGCCACACCGCGGAGGTCGAGCAGGTGACCGGCTTGCACAACGTCCACATGTCCATCACCTCGGTGGAACTGGTGCGGGGCGCTCTGGCAACGGCGCACATCTTCACCAGCCGCCCGGTGACGGAGAAAGATCTGTGGCACGTCTACCGCGCCTTTGCCCGCGATGAGCCGTTCGTGCGCATCGTCAAGGAGCGGCAGGGGATCTATCGTTTCCCCGAGCCCAAGATCCTTGCCGGCAGCAACTATGCCGACATTGGCTTCGCCCTCGATGCCTCCACGGGCCGGGTGGTAAGCATCTGCGCGCTGGACAATCTGATGAAAGGCGCCGCCGGGAGCGCGGTGCAGTGTATGAACCTCATGCTCGGCCTCGATGAAACCGCGGGATTGGAGTTTCCAGGATTGCATCCGGTATAG
- a CDS encoding aminotransferase class I/II-fold pyridoxal phosphate-dependent enzyme → MGSQRIARRIRAVPPSGIRRFFDIAASMPDVISLGVGEPDAMTPADIRAAGQRSIDQTTAYTSNSGLLELRVALAAHLNRLYGADYDPEDELLMTVGASEAMLIAALAVLDPDDEVLVPEPCFVAYPAAVLFADAKPVYVPTYVEEGFQVGGAALEAAITRRTKAILIGYPNNPTGAVLSRERMLEVAAVAERHDLLVISDEIYDRLVYGVEHTCFAALPGMRERTILIGGFSKAYAMTGWRLGWLAAPAEIAAAARKVHQYAIMSAPTMSQYAGLAALRFGEESVRAMREEYDRRRRVVVGGLRQIGLPTFEPQGAFYAFPYIGHLGMSSEEFCERLLTEERVAVIPGDAFGPSGAGHARVCYATALDKIEAALERIERFVRRIA, encoded by the coding sequence ATGGGGTCCCAACGTATCGCACGTCGTATTCGCGCAGTGCCGCCCTCGGGTATTCGCCGTTTCTTCGATATTGCCGCAAGTATGCCTGACGTGATCTCACTCGGAGTCGGCGAACCCGATGCGATGACCCCTGCCGATATTCGTGCAGCGGGCCAGCGCTCGATTGACCAGACCACCGCCTACACCTCAAACTCAGGTCTATTAGAGCTGCGCGTTGCGCTGGCCGCCCATCTCAACCGGCTCTATGGCGCCGACTACGATCCCGAAGACGAACTGCTGATGACCGTGGGCGCGAGCGAGGCAATGTTGATCGCCGCCCTGGCGGTGCTTGATCCCGACGATGAAGTGCTCGTACCGGAGCCGTGCTTCGTCGCGTACCCGGCCGCCGTGTTATTTGCCGACGCGAAGCCGGTGTATGTCCCCACGTATGTAGAGGAAGGCTTTCAGGTCGGCGGCGCGGCCCTGGAGGCGGCGATCACCCGGCGCACGAAAGCCATTCTGATAGGTTATCCCAACAACCCGACCGGCGCGGTGCTTTCGCGGGAGCGCATGCTCGAAGTTGCCGCCGTAGCCGAACGGCATGATTTGCTGGTCATCTCCGACGAGATCTATGATCGCCTGGTTTACGGTGTTGAGCACACCTGTTTCGCCGCTCTCCCAGGGATGCGCGAGCGCACGATCCTCATCGGCGGATTTTCCAAGGCGTATGCGATGACGGGCTGGCGGCTCGGCTGGCTGGCCGCTCCCGCTGAAATCGCCGCCGCGGCCCGTAAAGTGCACCAGTACGCGATCATGTCCGCGCCGACGATGAGCCAGTATGCCGGGCTGGCGGCGCTACGCTTCGGCGAAGAGAGCGTCCGGGCCATGCGTGAGGAGTACGACCGGCGCCGTCGGGTGGTTGTCGGCGGCTTGAGACAGATCGGCCTGCCGACCTTTGAGCCGCAGGGGGCCTTTTACGCCTTCCCCTACATCGGGCATCTCGGAATGAGCAGCGAGGAGTTCTGCGAACGCCTCCTGACCGAAGAGCGCGTTGCGGTGATCCCCGGCGACGCCTTCGGCCCCAGTGGCGCGGGACACGCGCGCGTCTGCTATGCAACAGCGCTTGACAAGATTGAAGCAGCGCTCGAGCGGATTGAACGCTTCGTGCGTCGCATTGCCTGA
- a CDS encoding winged helix-turn-helix domain-containing protein, whose protein sequence is MAHWTFLTNHAQVLLCIARNRSATAREIAAQVGITERAVQRILRDLHDAGYISHTRDGRQNRYEIHEEAPMRHPAQQGHAVRELLELLVERPLT, encoded by the coding sequence ATGGCTCACTGGACGTTTCTCACCAATCACGCGCAGGTGCTCCTGTGTATTGCGCGCAACCGCAGCGCCACTGCGCGCGAGATCGCTGCGCAGGTGGGCATTACCGAACGCGCCGTGCAGCGCATTCTGCGCGACCTTCACGATGCCGGCTACATCAGCCATACCCGTGACGGGCGCCAGAATCGCTATGAGATCCACGAGGAAGCTCCGATGCGCCATCCGGCCCAGCAAGGCCACGCTGTGCGCGAGTTGTTGGAATTGCTCGTGGAGCGGCCATTGACGTAA
- a CDS encoding ABC transporter ATP-binding protein, whose protein sequence is MPPLLEVRNLQTHFHTQDGVVKAVDGVSFSVDRGETLGIVGESGCGKSVTSLSIMRLIPSPPGKIAGGQILFDGEDLLQQSEERMRHIRGNRIAMIFQDPMTSLNPVLTIGRQITESLELHLKLSRREARSRAVELLDMVGIPSASKRLDNYPHQFSGGMRQRVMIAMALSCNPELLIADEPTTALDVTIQAQILELINRLKEELHTAVIIITHDLGIVAGMTDRVTVMYAGRVVEEGPTPEIFENPRMPYTIGLLRSIPRLDEARGRKLNPIRGLPPNLIDLPPICPFSPRCDFVQERCLTARPELRPVGVGHAAACHFDISLATPVPERNAAELAA, encoded by the coding sequence ATGCCTCCGCTGCTCGAAGTACGCAATCTGCAAACCCATTTTCATACTCAGGATGGGGTGGTCAAGGCGGTTGACGGCGTCTCGTTTTCCGTGGATCGTGGCGAGACGCTGGGGATCGTTGGCGAATCAGGGTGCGGGAAGAGCGTCACCTCGCTCTCGATCATGCGTCTCATTCCCTCGCCGCCAGGCAAGATCGCCGGCGGACAGATCCTGTTCGACGGCGAGGATCTGCTGCAACAGAGCGAAGAGCGCATGCGCCACATCCGCGGGAACCGGATTGCGATGATTTTCCAGGACCCGATGACTTCGCTCAATCCGGTGTTGACAATCGGGCGACAGATCACCGAGTCGCTGGAACTGCATCTGAAGCTCTCGCGGCGCGAGGCCCGGAGTCGCGCCGTGGAGTTGCTCGACATGGTGGGCATCCCCTCGGCCAGCAAGCGCCTGGATAACTATCCGCACCAGTTTTCGGGCGGCATGCGCCAGCGGGTGATGATTGCCATGGCGCTCTCCTGTAACCCCGAATTGCTGATCGCCGACGAGCCGACAACCGCCCTGGATGTAACTATCCAGGCCCAGATCCTTGAACTGATAAACCGGCTCAAAGAGGAGCTTCACACTGCCGTCATCATCATCACCCACGACCTGGGAATCGTGGCGGGCATGACCGACCGTGTGACAGTGATGTATGCCGGCAGAGTGGTGGAGGAAGGGCCAACGCCCGAGATCTTTGAGAATCCGCGCATGCCCTACACCATCGGTCTGCTACGCTCCATTCCACGGCTGGATGAAGCGCGGGGACGCAAGTTGAATCCCATCCGCGGTCTGCCCCCAAATCTGATTGACCTGCCGCCAATCTGTCCCTTCAGCCCGCGCTGCGACTTCGTTCAGGAGCGGTGCCTGACTGCACGCCCGGAACTGCGCCCCGTCGGGGTCGGTCACGCTGCCGCGTGTCATTTCGATATCTCCCTGGCGACGCCTGTGCCTGAACGGAACGCTGCGGAACTCGCAGCGTAG
- a CDS encoding dipeptide ABC transporter ATP-binding protein, with the protein MTPLTATDADAASLIEIRDLKVHFPVTRGIIFQRRVGTIKAVDGVSFSIKRGETLGLVGESGCGKSTTGRAILQLYRPTSGEVLFNGQDLTRMRGDALRKMRRQIQMIFQDPYASLNPRMTVGDIIGEPIKVHRLRQGKAVRERVEELLSLVGLNPAFANRYPHEFSGGQRQRIGIARALAVEPQFVVCDEPVSALDVSIQAQVVNLLEELQEKLGLTYLFIAHDLSVVKHISDRVAVMYLGKVVELAEGAKLYRAPLHPYSQALLSAVPIPDPKVEKQRRRIILEGDVPSPLNPPSGCRFHTRCPIAIQQCREEEPPFVDYGDGHFAACWRARESGELMPAIARKQTESLATRIHVEAAKVKGTAD; encoded by the coding sequence ATGACCCCCCTTACTGCGACTGATGCCGACGCCGCCTCGCTGATCGAGATCCGCGATCTGAAGGTGCATTTTCCCGTCACCCGCGGCATCATTTTTCAGCGCCGCGTGGGCACGATCAAGGCTGTGGACGGGGTCAGTTTCAGCATCAAGCGGGGCGAAACCCTGGGCCTCGTGGGCGAGTCGGGGTGCGGAAAGAGTACGACCGGGCGGGCCATCCTACAACTCTACCGGCCCACCTCCGGCGAGGTGCTCTTCAACGGCCAGGATCTGACCAGAATGCGCGGCGACGCGCTGCGCAAGATGCGCCGGCAGATCCAGATGATCTTCCAGGACCCCTACGCTTCGCTCAACCCGCGTATGACTGTCGGCGATATTATTGGCGAGCCGATCAAGGTGCACCGCTTGCGCCAGGGCAAGGCGGTGCGCGAGCGGGTCGAGGAACTGCTGAGCCTGGTGGGGCTGAACCCGGCCTTCGCCAACCGCTACCCCCACGAGTTTTCAGGCGGCCAGCGCCAGCGGATCGGCATTGCCCGCGCCCTGGCGGTTGAGCCGCAGTTTGTTGTGTGCGATGAGCCGGTTTCGGCCCTTGATGTTTCCATCCAGGCTCAGGTAGTCAATCTGCTGGAAGAATTGCAGGAAAAACTCGGGCTCACCTACCTGTTCATCGCCCATGACCTGAGCGTGGTGAAACACATCTCTGACCGGGTGGCGGTGATGTACCTGGGCAAGGTAGTGGAACTGGCCGAAGGCGCGAAGCTGTACCGCGCGCCCCTGCACCCCTACAGCCAGGCGTTGCTCTCGGCGGTGCCGATCCCCGATCCCAAAGTGGAAAAGCAGCGCCGGCGCATCATCCTCGAGGGCGATGTGCCCAGCCCCCTTAACCCGCCATCAGGCTGCCGCTTCCACACCCGTTGCCCGATCGCCATCCAGCAGTGCCGGGAGGAGGAACCGCCCTTCGTTGATTATGGCGACGGGCACTTTGCAGCCTGCTGGCGCGCCCGCGAGTCGGGCGAATTAATGCCCGCGATTGCCCGCAAGCAGACCGAGAGCCTCGCCACGCGCATCCACGTCGAGGCGGCGAAGGTTAAGGGTACGGCCGACTAA
- a CDS encoding glycosyltransferase family 39 protein gives MKKIALTAVAPSNTERTRVAGRPWLLWISLAGLTLAALLLRAATIGQTLPFVDHPDEPVHLDQALTMLRTGDPNQQLFWKPSLHTYLLLAVIQARYLWGRAAGIYPPIQEMLITTHIVTTVPEFFLAARLLTALVGALTVLAAYSLGARGWNAGAGLVGALLVAVLPLHLRFSQWATTDALATLLTTLALGTTLLALRDGTWRAYLTAGAFAGLAASTKYNAGVVAGAIVAAAALRAWNGRRAGWSVARREGARLLAAGLAAIATFVAGTPYAVLRWDQVSRGIAEQWGNYGGGNGHYRGAWNVGGYVEFFTGDGLGLLACLIVLAGLLILARRRPAVLGVWLGFAAPSLLLHLSRPTHFMQNMLPLLAACSFPAGVAVVELPRLLAPRAATMQWFALAALVLALVTSPALRSSAEISRQAAGDSRRQLLNWIDANVPPGARLAAELPPVPSPTEPRWSYVPWLAEHDLTWYRAQGFAYLIATSHSWGQIAVPPAYAPLLPATVAEFGPRVRREEMLGPHILVIATGLNADDARQPLSDDVRIGEAWLRGVTVGDPSGDGEPPMLLPAATFTPGGVLGLRTFWDVEGSFADDYYIFVHLVDAAGRRPAQRDAQPWQGRYPTSMWRAGSLVVDHNDVYLPPTMAPGVYRVIVGMYDPASGARAPVTVNGAPLPEGAVEVATIIVGR, from the coding sequence ATGAAAAAGATCGCCCTCACCGCTGTCGCGCCATCCAACACGGAACGCACTCGCGTTGCCGGGCGGCCCTGGCTGCTATGGATCTCCCTGGCCGGCCTGACGCTGGCGGCCCTGCTGCTGCGCGCTGCAACCATTGGCCAGACGCTCCCGTTTGTGGACCATCCCGATGAGCCGGTGCATCTCGACCAGGCGCTCACGATGTTGCGAACGGGTGATCCCAACCAGCAACTTTTCTGGAAACCCTCGCTGCACACTTATCTGCTGCTGGCCGTGATACAGGCTCGCTATCTCTGGGGGCGCGCCGCGGGGATCTACCCCCCGATCCAGGAGATGCTGATTACAACCCATATTGTCACCACCGTGCCGGAGTTCTTTCTGGCGGCGCGGCTTCTCACCGCCCTGGTCGGGGCGCTGACGGTGCTGGCGGCATATAGCCTGGGCGCGCGGGGCTGGAACGCAGGCGCGGGGCTGGTCGGGGCGCTGCTGGTCGCGGTATTGCCGTTGCATCTGCGCTTCTCGCAGTGGGCCACCACCGACGCCCTGGCGACTCTGCTCACGACTCTTGCCCTGGGAACGACGTTGCTGGCCCTTCGGGACGGTACGTGGCGAGCTTATCTAACGGCAGGGGCCTTTGCCGGCCTGGCGGCTTCGACGAAATACAACGCCGGGGTTGTGGCGGGCGCCATCGTAGCCGCGGCAGCTCTGCGCGCCTGGAATGGTCGCCGGGCCGGATGGTCGGTTGCGCGCCGCGAGGGAGCGCGCTTGCTGGCGGCGGGCCTGGCGGCTATAGCAACCTTTGTCGCGGGGACGCCCTACGCCGTGCTGCGGTGGGATCAGGTATCGCGAGGAATTGCTGAGCAGTGGGGCAATTACGGAGGCGGGAATGGCCACTACCGCGGCGCGTGGAATGTAGGGGGATATGTCGAGTTCTTCACGGGTGATGGTCTGGGCCTGCTTGCCTGCCTGATCGTGCTGGCGGGCCTGCTGATCCTGGCCCGGCGGCGCCCCGCGGTGCTGGGGGTCTGGCTGGGCTTTGCGGCGCCCTCGCTGTTGCTGCACCTCTCACGGCCAACCCATTTTATGCAGAATATGCTGCCTCTGCTGGCGGCCTGCTCGTTCCCGGCGGGAGTGGCGGTGGTTGAACTGCCGCGCCTGCTGGCCCCGCGCGCCGCGACGATGCAGTGGTTCGCGCTGGCGGCCCTGGTCCTGGCACTGGTAACATCTCCGGCGCTGCGCTCGTCCGCTGAGATAAGCCGCCAGGCCGCCGGTGACAGCCGTCGGCAACTGCTGAACTGGATTGACGCCAATGTGCCTCCCGGTGCGCGCCTCGCCGCCGAGTTGCCTCCCGTGCCCAGTCCCACCGAGCCGCGCTGGAGCTACGTGCCGTGGCTGGCCGAGCACGACCTGACCTGGTATCGCGCCCAGGGCTTCGCCTACCTGATTGCCACCTCGCACAGTTGGGGCCAGATTGCCGTTCCGCCGGCTTATGCGCCGTTGCTGCCGGCCACTGTTGCTGAGTTCGGGCCACGGGTGCGGCGCGAAGAGATGCTGGGGCCGCATATTCTGGTCATCGCCACCGGTCTCAACGCGGACGACGCGCGCCAACCGCTAAGCGACGATGTCCGCATTGGCGAGGCCTGGCTGCGCGGTGTGACGGTCGGCGACCCTTCGGGAGACGGCGAACCGCCGATGCTCCTCCCTGCCGCTACGTTCACTCCGGGCGGGGTGCTCGGCCTGCGGACGTTCTGGGACGTTGAAGGCTCGTTCGCTGACGATTATTACATTTTCGTTCACCTGGTTGACGCTGCGGGCCGTCGTCCAGCTCAGCGCGACGCCCAGCCCTGGCAGGGACGCTATCCGACCAGCATGTGGCGCGCTGGCAGTCTGGTGGTGGACCACAACGATGTCTATCTGCCGCCGACTATGGCGCCGGGAGTATACCGCGTCATCGTGGGCATGTATGACCCGGCCAGCGGTGCGCGGGCGCCGGTGACGGTCAACGGTGCGCCGCTGCCCGAAGGCGCCGTCGAGGTGGCGACGATCATCGTCGGGCGGTGA
- a CDS encoding small ribosomal subunit Rsm22 family protein — protein MSLERELRAYDVRSLARVTAEATARFRDPAAGPPPRGPLAAAAYAATRMPATYAACAAALGELAACLPAFAPRTLLDAGAGSGATLWAATRIWPALERATLIEADRDMAALGQRLAATAATPAIRGAAWVRADLTAAWDAPPHDLVTAAYVLGELPEEACASLVARLWERARGALVLIEPGTPRGWATIRAAREQLRSSGAALIAPCPHQDACPLPPDDWCHFSRRLPRGRLHRTLKGAELGYEDEKYSYVAVARQPGKPIGARVLRHPLVRSGYIELTLCTHHGIRRLGVTRSTGATWRMARDLRWGDSLPPEFLNDPQPPARD, from the coding sequence TTGAGTCTCGAACGTGAACTGCGCGCCTACGATGTCCGCAGCCTGGCCCGCGTGACCGCCGAGGCCACGGCACGCTTCCGCGACCCGGCGGCGGGCCCGCCCCCCCGCGGCCCGCTGGCTGCCGCGGCATACGCGGCCACGCGCATGCCTGCCACCTATGCCGCCTGCGCCGCCGCCCTAGGCGAGCTTGCGGCCTGTCTGCCCGCCTTCGCGCCCCGGACCCTGCTTGACGCCGGGGCCGGCAGCGGCGCGACGCTCTGGGCGGCGACGCGCATCTGGCCCGCTCTGGAACGGGCCACCCTGATCGAGGCTGACCGCGATATGGCAGCCCTGGGCCAGCGCCTCGCCGCTACCGCGGCCACTCCTGCCATTCGCGGCGCCGCCTGGGTGCGCGCCGATCTCACTGCTGCCTGGGACGCGCCGCCCCACGATCTTGTGACCGCAGCCTACGTTCTGGGTGAATTGCCTGAGGAGGCCTGCGCCTCCCTGGTCGCGCGGCTATGGGAGCGAGCGCGTGGCGCCCTGGTGCTGATCGAGCCGGGCACTCCTCGCGGCTGGGCGACCATTCGCGCCGCACGGGAACAGTTGCGCTCCAGCGGCGCCGCGCTTATCGCCCCCTGCCCCCATCAAGACGCCTGCCCGCTGCCCCCCGACGACTGGTGCCATTTCTCGCGCCGTCTCCCCCGCGGGCGTCTCCATCGAACGCTCAAGGGCGCCGAACTGGGCTACGAAGATGAAAAATACAGCTACGTCGCCGTTGCCCGGCAACCCGGCAAACCGATCGGCGCCCGCGTGCTGCGCCACCCTCTGGTCCGATCCGGGTACATCGAACTGACCCTTTGCACCCATCACGGCATACGCCGTCTCGGTGTCACTCGTTCCACGGGCGCAACCTGGCGCATGGCACGCGACCTGCGCTGGGGCGACTCCCTGCCGCCCGAGTTCCTGAACGATCCGCAGCCGCCAGCGCGCGACTGA
- the lysX gene encoding lysine biosynthesis protein LysX, with translation MRIGVLCSRIRAEEKLLFTELERRGLDYEKVDDREQIFNLHQREYPFDVVLERSIQHSRALYMLKILNDAGVPTVNSYHVALTCGDKLLTTQALVHAGVPTPRCLLAFTPESALEAMEQLGYPVVLKPVIGSWGRMVSKINDRDAAEAILEHRDVLGNYQHSIFYIQEYIHKPGRDIRSFVIGDECIAAIYRTSEHWITNTARGGIASQCPVTPELADLSIRAARAVGGGAVAIDLLETRDGRVLVNEVNYTMEFRNSIETTGVNIPARIIDYVLEVGHKGMTR, from the coding sequence ATGCGTATCGGTGTGCTCTGCTCGCGCATCCGCGCCGAGGAGAAACTGCTCTTTACCGAACTGGAGCGTCGCGGTCTGGATTACGAGAAGGTTGACGACCGCGAGCAGATCTTTAACCTGCACCAGCGCGAATACCCTTTCGACGTGGTGCTGGAGCGCTCGATCCAGCACAGCCGGGCGCTATACATGCTCAAGATCTTGAACGATGCCGGGGTTCCGACGGTCAATAGCTACCACGTGGCGCTGACCTGCGGCGACAAGCTCCTAACCACCCAGGCCCTGGTGCACGCCGGGGTGCCGACGCCGCGCTGCCTGCTGGCCTTTACCCCCGAAAGTGCGCTGGAAGCAATGGAGCAACTCGGCTATCCCGTCGTGCTCAAGCCGGTGATTGGCTCCTGGGGACGCATGGTGAGCAAGATCAACGACCGTGACGCCGCTGAGGCCATCCTCGAACACCGCGATGTACTTGGCAACTACCAGCACTCGATTTTCTACATCCAGGAGTACATTCATAAGCCAGGGCGCGACATTCGCTCGTTTGTTATTGGCGATGAGTGCATCGCCGCGATCTATCGCACCAGCGAGCACTGGATCACCAATACCGCCCGTGGCGGCATAGCCAGCCAGTGTCCTGTCACTCCCGAACTGGCCGACCTGAGCATTCGCGCGGCCCGCGCCGTGGGCGGCGGGGCGGTGGCGATTGACCTGCTCGAGACACGCGACGGGCGCGTGCTGGTGAATGAGGTCAACTACACGATGGAGTTCCGCAACTCGATCGAGACCACCGGCGTGAACATCCCGGCGCGGATCATTGATTATGTGCTGGAAGTGGGCCACAAGGGGATGACGAGGTGA